The genomic interval CCGTCACGCACCGGGGGACGTACAGCGAGGCTCGAGGCGGACAGAGTAACTTTGCCAGAGGGCCTCTGCCCTCCCGACAGCCTCCTGCAGGTACGTGGGCTGGCAGGGACCTGAGCAAATGCTGCTTCGTCAACATATGAAATTCAACCTCTTCCAGGTTTataaatggattaaaaaaaGTGGTGATATGGGGAAAAAACAGTGTAATAAACCAACTGTTAATGGACAATTCATTTTCAAGTTTAACAGACAGTTTTCATTCTTGCTCGATGTAACATTAATCAGATGTGTAATTTATTCCGGAGAGAAAAGGCGGCTGTGTGTGAACCATATGTTGGAGGTTTGTTTAAAGAATTACATGAGCAAAGAGAGCAGGTTGTGTTTCCCGCTCCCGAATCTCAGCGTGACCTCAGACGCCCGTGGCGTCGTGTTTCGAAGAGCCCAGTGGCCCGCCATGCCGTGAGCGTTCCCTCGATCCGTTTAGGAACGTCACATGGactctcgcccccccccccccgttgggCTGTGGCTCACGCCTGACGTGGAACTTCGTCGGAAAGACCCTCTACGCCTTCTCCACATCCACACAGCACCCGACACCCACAGCGCTGACAGCTTACACCTGCTGCGTGTCAGAGCCCAAGGTGTCAAAGATATCTCAGAAGATCATAGTAGGATGTCGATGTGAATTTGCTCATCCTCACGTGTCCGGGAGAGACCTGCTTCTTTCTGGAACATTCCTAACTCCACCCGCCACGGCCGTACCCTACGTCCTAAGCCCCAGTTAAGGTCTCGGTGGAGCCTTGTTCGTTTCCCATAAGTTGTGTGTCTCCCAACGATTTTTCTCTCTTCTCTGTGGGGAAAAATGAACTGGGGcgttgtcttgtttttttttcccctcactaCTTTTCACGTCAGGTTTTTTAGGGCCCGTTGTGCGGGTCGTTTGAGGTGTGCCCCTCCTGTCCAAACGATGCTTATCTTGGCAGTTCCTTTTGTTTCCATAAACGCTCCGGGAACACTCTGGGCTCGTTCAGGCATTTGTGCGGCGAAACCCTTATAACGAGAAAAACCTGAAGAGGAGTGGATTTAGGTAGGAGCAGGACCCACGGAGAGGGCGGGTCTTGGTGCGCCCTCCAGTCCCTCAGCGCGGCGCCGCCTGTTGTTGGGTCACCTCCCAGTTAGCAGTGGGGTTGTTGGGATCTGTGATTTTGCTTCCTCCACTTTCTGGTTCGGTAGAGGCTCTTACTTTGGATAAGTAGTTTGACATGAGTAGAGAGGCTGAATATCCTCTCACTAACCCCTGTTGTGTTGCCTGCGGGTGTTAGTGTGTTGATGTGTTTAACAAAGATCTTTTTCAATGAATGACGCCCAGCAACCAGGTCTGTTGATCAATTCCAGAAGTCGAGCAGCTTGATCCTGTTCACATTTACATGGCAGCGCCACCCACTGGACAATTTTGGTTCTGCATGGGGAAGTGAATCTGAGCCATGGATGCGCTGTTGTATATGGGGCTAATCTGTCATATTTGACTCCAGTGGGATAGGATGGTTTCTAGCCTTGATCATGTGACGGAGATGCGTGTGGGTAGTGTCTGTTACACATCTCACCTGTCCTCCCCCCCAGCAGGTGGGTACAGGCTGGCTCCACGAGACAGGACCCCACGCGGCCGCGGGACGGGACTGTCGTGGCTGAGCAGTGGCGGAGCCGGCACTGGAGGGGGCGGAGCCGGCACTGgagggggcggtgggggggccAGCAGCTCTCGCGGGAAGTTCAGCAGCGGGGGCAGCGGCGGGAGTGGGCGAGGAAGACACGTGCGATCCTtcaccaggtgaactccagcTTGACAGATACTGGACAGCCACTCGAGCGGCGGGCCGGGCTCCCAGAACACGTCCACTGCACAaggggattaatgaagactttGGCAAAGACTTGGATAACGAGCAAAGCTTTTTtgtatgtatgcgtgtgtatgtgtgtgcatagatttttttttttttaatactgaaCTTCTAATAAAAACTGCACCCAGGTTCGCTGTTTTTCTACATGACTTTGTGTCCAGTTCTTTGAATTTAAGACACGCTGCACATTTTTTTTGGTGTGTATTCCACTTAATAGCTGACATCTGTCAGTGCCTTCATTGGTGATTGTTACATAAATGTAGGACCGTGATGGTTCTTATATCACATTTTCTTTATACCCCTCAATTTATTAGTGACATGCGGATGCCACAGTAAAATCACAGGATTGGGTAGAGAGGATACATTCAGCAGCTGTATCTCTGACTGCCggaacccgggatcgaaccagggacctttagatcttcagtctaacgctctcccaactgagctattccggcaccCCACGAGCCATACTCACAACCAGCAGTATGAAAAAATGGCAGGAAGCCAAGGGCCACTTTAGGTCGTTCTGATACTGCAGAAGATGCTTTAACCATCATTGTCTAATTTGCATTTAATTCTCCAGTCTGGTGGAAATGGTTTCATTTTTCCCCTCATAGTGGTAAAAGAAACGTTGAGAATTAAAACCATACCATAGCACTTGAGGACGGGATGATAACCTGACAGCTGTGACTTTGGCCTTTTCACCGGGCTGAGAAACAGTGAGGAAGCAACCGCGAGAGCTCAAAGCCGGGTAAGTCAGATAAAGAATGGCTTACATCTATTTAATaccttgtttatttttaaagcaagcaaaatgtaaatacagaaatacaaacatactaattttttttataactgcCTCCCCAGAACTGTCATATCAGTCCCTTATGATACTGCAAAATTTCCTTGATGACCTAAGCAACAGAACCATGAACTGCAATGTTTTCAGAAAATTCCCTGTTGACGACAGGACTCCATCTTCATGACCATGACACGGGTCTTCGTTTGTGTGACGGAATCCAAAGCACTCCCCTCACGTCAAACCAAACTACGTTTGCTCATTATCCTTCAACTTGTATTCCGCGGTACAAACGGGAAGGAAAAAAAGCCATATTTCTTAGTAAAGTCTGATCAGTCATTGGTTTTAAACTGAAGAGGCATAGAACAAGACAGGCATCAAAAGGAGATGACACTAGCTAAGGCCGATTCGTTAACGAACGGGAAATTATAGAGGCGAACAGACAGAAAACCTCACTGAACATCACAGCTTCCACATTCATACTGACCTCACTAATAATATACACACCTCTTTTAGTTAGAAGGTTGAATGCTAGTGATGGccgaggtgtgtgtgtgtatttttgcagACTGAATGAAAGCCTCGTGCAACTGACGCACAAAACAATCCACATACCACCCTgttcaataaaaaaaagcacttaCAGAAAAACGTATAAACAGTACGGAAGAGAGTAAAACGTATTAAACCCTTGACTGTGTGTTTGCTCTTGTTGAAAAGGCGGGAGTGGCAGATAATGTAGGTATTACGGGAACAGCTGCGAGGGGCAACGTGACCACGTGCCTCGGCAGCGCCTCAGATGACCGTCACCTCGCGGGACTTCCTCTTCATGCAGTCGAGCGTGAGCCCATGGGCTCCGCTGGCAGGCCTGCGCAGGCCCTCCGTGGcggggggcggagcctgggcCGGCGCGGTGCCAGGAGCCCGGCCCTCCCTCTGCAGGCTCTTCAGCAGTTCCAACAGCTCCCTCTTCTCCAGCTCGgcctgctccagctcctgccgGTGGAGCCGCTCCGCGCCCAGCAGGGCGCGCACGTCTGACATCACCCGCGACAGCTGGCCCTGCGGAGACACGCCGCGCGCCCTCGTCGCTGAGTGGCCCCGGGGCCCCGTTTCACACTCGAACCAGGCTGCTGATAGACTTGTTAGCGCCGAACTTGTTagcattttaaatgtaacaaaCACCAGGCCTCAGACCTGCTCCCATAAGTACCTCCAGATGTCTCCTAATGGTCCAAAGACACATTGTGCATATAATATAATGAATTCATACTATTGAGGAAGTACGCTTAGAGTAACTATACCAGTCCTTACTCATCCATGAATGTTTTTATCCTGTTGTTTAACATGTGCCCTCAGTGGTTTTCATTACTTTTTACATACTGACCATTTTTATATAACAAAACTTTTACTGAGGCATTTCATGTAAAGCACTTGACCgctacgccacctgctggccctCAGCAGGAAGTGAGGCCGGCCTGCCTACCTTCAGCTCCTCCACCTCGCTCTTCAGCAGGCTCTCCTTCTGCACCATGTGCCTCCTCTGGGAGTCCAGTCGGGACTCCATCTCATgcctcacctcctccatcttGCAGATCATCTCCGACCTGCCAGGAACCCCGGCCCACAGAGCCTCGTCACGCACGTCCTGCATCCCCTACACCTAATGTCCCCTCAACAAGAGCTCAGCTAATAATTCTTTGACCAAACCTCTTTTCCGAGGAGACTCAAGATCGATTCCTCCTCTGCATTTCCATTTTGCCCACTGCCCTGCCTGAAGTGTTGCAGTTAACGCTTAACTGCGCTAATCAAGCCCCCCACAACAACACTGACATAcagtatttacatatttatggtGAAAAATGCCCAGAGCAGTAAAGTCATACACCTCTTTCTGAAATTGAGtaaataaagcaattaaaaaCAGTGAATTCATTAATGAAGGAGAAGGAGATGCACGTGCCGTTAAGGTGGATTTGAGCGGGTGGGAAAAGGGGCGCCCTTAAAATTTTTCAATGACCAAGATGGGAGTGACTGGCTGCGACGGTGCTGCTGGGAAGGAAATCCTTGTGCAAAAACGTGGGACAGAAGCTTTactcacattcacacataaACATGCACCACGAGAGAGGTAGACAGCCAAGCCAGGCATTTCACACAAATATATCACCTGAGACATCGGCCTTGGAAATATCCAAACACAAACACTGCCACTGATTGCAGGTCAGACAgctcctgcagcgccccctggaggctgATGTGAGATCGCTCACCTCAGCAACTCCAACTCGGTGCGCAGCTCCGCCACGCAGCTGTGCTGGGCGTCCTCGCAGCTGAGGATGGTGTAGCCACAGCCATGAGGACACTCCCTGCTGCGGAACTCGCAGGTGCTCAGGTGGGCCTGCAAAGAGCGGCGTTccacctgtagggggcagccTGGGACACGAGGAGGCTGAGGTGACGCCGTGCACATATTCACACATAAACATGCACAAAGCTAAAGTCAGCAACAGCAATACTGTTACCCCTTCACAGAATATCCTTGTGAATGTGAAAATTCAGGAGTTTCTTAGCAAGCTCTAAAAATACTCCCA from Paramormyrops kingsleyae isolate MSU_618 chromosome 9, PKINGS_0.4, whole genome shotgun sequence carries:
- the rnf41l gene encoding RING finger protein 151 is translated as MGYDLERFVGYVNEGLLCCVCRDVLEDPLQAPCEHAFCSSCINSWLVHHHSCPEDRQPLEGALLRPLFRYMRNDLSRLQIRCRNREQGCEMVCSLESVERHERECEYSLVACTNTGCPLQVERRSLQAHLSTCEFRSRECPHGCGYTILSCEDAQHSCVAELRTELELLRSEMICKMEEVRHEMESRLDSQRRHMVQKESLLKSEVEELKGQLSRVMSDVRALLGAERLHRQELEQAELEKRELLELLKSLQREGRAPGTAPAQAPPPATEGLRRPASGAHGLTLDCMKRKSREVTVI